Proteins from a genomic interval of Lacticaseibacillus pabuli:
- a CDS encoding iron-sulfur cluster biosynthesis family protein, with amino-acid sequence MAEIKVTDAFVDFLKTKGLADKVLLLIADDGGGRYSLQGGACTIGSRFTLIELDKPDPDYSVVLHNDKGLKLYSSDYDMYFLEQGLTIDYREFGIRLKDNAHWFEDGVRIAKGSNVIAAFKQGITVAGETC; translated from the coding sequence ATGGCTGAAATTAAAGTAACCGATGCGTTCGTAGATTTTCTGAAGACGAAGGGACTTGCTGACAAGGTTCTGCTACTGATTGCCGATGATGGTGGTGGCCGCTACTCATTGCAGGGCGGTGCGTGCACGATTGGGTCCCGGTTCACGCTGATTGAGCTGGACAAGCCAGACCCAGATTACAGCGTGGTGCTCCACAACGATAAGGGGCTCAAGTTGTACAGTTCCGACTACGATATGTACTTCTTGGAGCAGGGTCTGACGATTGATTACCGTGAGTTTGGTATCCGCCTGAAGGACAACGCACACTGGTTTGAAGACGGGGTCCGCATTGCCAAGGGGAGCAATGTGATTGCGGCGTTTAAGCAGGGGATTACCGTTGCGGGTGAGACTTGCTAA
- a CDS encoding ABC transporter ATP-binding protein has translation MDMNRRGPRNIHQEKVDVGDWRTTVKRLWHYLSADKGKLVIVFFLTIFTTAVTIVGSRINGLVIDRFLRQNKLHLLFIICGLMAVMYLVASVFTYFQNSVIITVAQRTSAGIRHDIFANLQRLPMRYFDTHDNGDVMSTLTNDVDNINNALMQSFVQLFTGVISVIGMGIAMLLLSPLLTLITLLSTLATFLFSRAVAKATQKAFTRQQEALGSLNTQIEESVSGKQVVQKFNHIEATMKAFDETNDTYTRTAFTAQSLSAAIGPFNNMTNNFAYLLITAAGAVSILTGSSAITVGVIFTFLIYLRNFTGPVNNMLNLINTVQLSLVSAQRVFAVIDEKPEQDAPGAIAIDHTDGNVTFDDVTFAYDTRPILKDVSLTAKQGEVVALVGPTGAGKTTIMNLLTNLYPLQSGRVLLDGRDVTTIQRASLRRLVTVVQQESFLFTMSIRENIRMGRPEATDEEVQQAAERANAHTFISQLPDGYDTILTENASSLSQGQRQLLSIARAFVTGAPVLVLDEATASIDSNTEADVQKAMTALMQDKTSFVIAHRLSTIQAADQIIVINQGEVIERGTHKELLAKHGFYADLYESQFETLS, from the coding sequence ATGGACATGAATAGACGCGGACCACGCAACATTCACCAGGAAAAGGTCGATGTCGGCGACTGGCGCACCACGGTCAAACGGCTGTGGCATTACCTGAGTGCCGACAAGGGCAAACTGGTTATCGTCTTCTTCCTGACCATCTTCACGACCGCCGTCACCATTGTCGGCAGCCGCATTAACGGGCTGGTCATCGACCGGTTTCTCCGGCAGAACAAGCTCCACCTCTTGTTCATCATCTGTGGACTCATGGCCGTCATGTACCTTGTCGCCAGCGTGTTCACCTACTTCCAAAACAGCGTCATTATCACCGTTGCCCAGCGCACAAGTGCCGGCATTCGCCACGATATTTTTGCCAACCTGCAGCGACTGCCAATGCGCTACTTCGACACGCACGACAACGGGGATGTCATGAGCACCCTGACCAACGACGTGGACAACATTAACAACGCCCTCATGCAGAGCTTCGTCCAGCTGTTCACCGGGGTTATCTCTGTGATTGGGATGGGGATTGCGATGTTGCTCCTGTCCCCGCTACTCACATTGATTACCTTGCTAAGTACACTGGCAACTTTCCTCTTTTCACGGGCGGTAGCCAAAGCAACGCAGAAAGCCTTCACCCGCCAGCAGGAAGCCCTGGGCAGCCTGAACACCCAGATTGAAGAGTCGGTTTCCGGCAAACAGGTTGTCCAGAAGTTCAACCACATCGAGGCCACCATGAAAGCCTTTGACGAAACCAACGACACCTACACGCGGACGGCGTTTACCGCGCAGTCCCTGTCTGCCGCAATCGGTCCCTTCAACAACATGACGAACAACTTCGCCTACCTGCTGATCACCGCGGCGGGCGCTGTGTCCATCCTGACCGGCAGCTCTGCCATCACCGTCGGGGTCATCTTCACCTTCCTGATTTACCTGCGCAACTTCACGGGGCCAGTCAACAACATGCTGAACCTGATTAACACGGTCCAGCTGTCACTCGTTAGCGCGCAGCGTGTCTTTGCAGTCATCGACGAGAAGCCGGAGCAGGATGCCCCTGGTGCTATCGCCATTGATCACACCGATGGCAACGTGACCTTCGATGACGTCACCTTCGCCTACGATACCCGGCCGATTTTGAAGGACGTGTCGCTGACCGCAAAGCAAGGCGAGGTTGTCGCGCTGGTCGGGCCGACCGGTGCCGGCAAAACGACCATCATGAACCTCCTGACGAATCTGTACCCACTCCAGTCGGGCCGCGTGCTGCTGGATGGCCGCGACGTGACCACGATTCAACGGGCATCGCTGCGGCGGCTCGTGACGGTTGTGCAACAGGAATCCTTCTTGTTCACGATGAGCATTCGCGAAAACATCCGTATGGGTCGACCAGAAGCCACCGATGAAGAGGTACAACAAGCCGCCGAACGCGCCAACGCGCACACCTTTATCAGCCAGTTGCCAGACGGATACGACACGATCCTGACCGAAAATGCCAGCAGCCTGTCGCAAGGCCAACGCCAGCTGCTCAGCATTGCCCGCGCGTTTGTCACCGGTGCACCCGTCCTCGTTCTGGATGAAGCCACCGCGTCGATTGATAGTAACACCGAAGCTGACGTCCAAAAGGCGATGACGGCGCTGATGCAGGACAAGACCAGCTTTGTTATCGCGCACCGGCTGTCCACAATTCAAGCCGCCGACCAAATTATCGTCATTAATCAGGGCGAGGTCATTGAACGTGGGACGCATAAGGAATTGCTCGCTAAGCACGGGTTCTACGCGGACCTGTACGAGAGTCAGTTCGAGACCTTAAGCTAA
- a CDS encoding M13-type metalloendopeptidase, translated as MTELPRIQDNLYMAVNGAWQNKTVIPPDKAMVGADSDLADDIRAKLVRDLTAIAKGDKQTDAKPLQYAAKLYVKAADKAARDKAGITPVLPRLQRLESLQDLAAYREALPELLAKGYPLPLDSFVSADVHDPETNQLQLLGFDTILPDAEQYTEDNEENDEKFAAWSEMAKELLQAAGYDAATAASYVQDALAFDRRNAALQPSNEWLAVDKNWDNALSWADLASDGRNIGLTKALASMMPAAPATVNLIMPKVFAQLNDLVNEENYHQWLHMAIIRELIDDAGLLSDDLRIKGDAYDRLLYGREVALDWVKAAFYLATRFLSDPIGLYYGQTYFGEAAKQDVTNMVKDIIAQYEVQLRNNTWLSDATREKAIAKLKTMKIKMGYPDDVFAMYNTLHFDDGDDLFTAESKLADQTLAFRMSQVGKPVDRSEWGMPGYLVNACYEPTMNDITFPAGILQPPYYSLDWSRAANLGGTGATIGHEISHSFDNNGAEYDANGKMANWWTDADKAEFAKDVDAIADQFDGRDSYGAKINGRLTVSENIADNAGMAVALDLLGKDASKEELHEFFEAYTKSWATKMRPEMAQNRATTDVHAPAELRVNVPVLNFDAWYRAYDVKPGDGMYLAPDKRVNIWNK; from the coding sequence ATGACGGAACTTCCTAGAATTCAAGATAATTTGTATATGGCAGTGAACGGTGCGTGGCAGAACAAGACGGTCATCCCACCAGACAAGGCGATGGTCGGGGCTGATTCAGACCTGGCCGATGACATTCGGGCCAAACTGGTGCGGGATTTAACGGCGATTGCCAAGGGTGACAAGCAAACGGATGCCAAGCCATTGCAGTATGCAGCTAAGCTGTACGTTAAGGCGGCGGACAAAGCGGCCCGCGACAAGGCAGGAATTACGCCCGTATTGCCGCGTTTGCAGCGGCTGGAATCTTTGCAGGACTTGGCGGCTTATCGCGAGGCACTGCCAGAGTTGCTCGCAAAAGGTTACCCCTTGCCACTGGATAGTTTCGTGAGCGCGGATGTGCATGATCCTGAAACGAACCAGTTGCAACTTCTCGGCTTCGACACCATCCTGCCCGACGCTGAGCAGTACACTGAGGACAATGAGGAGAACGACGAAAAGTTTGCGGCCTGGTCCGAGATGGCCAAGGAGTTATTGCAGGCAGCCGGTTATGATGCGGCGACCGCGGCAAGTTACGTGCAGGACGCACTGGCGTTTGACCGCCGGAATGCAGCCCTGCAGCCAAGCAACGAGTGGCTGGCGGTTGATAAGAACTGGGACAACGCATTGAGCTGGGCTGATTTGGCCAGTGACGGCCGCAACATTGGCCTAACGAAGGCACTGGCTAGCATGATGCCCGCTGCGCCCGCAACGGTTAACCTGATTATGCCAAAGGTCTTTGCGCAGCTGAATGACCTTGTTAATGAAGAAAACTATCACCAGTGGCTACACATGGCGATTATCAGGGAGCTGATTGATGACGCCGGCCTGTTGAGCGATGACCTGCGGATTAAGGGCGACGCTTATGACCGTTTGCTGTATGGGCGCGAAGTTGCCTTGGATTGGGTGAAGGCGGCCTTTTACCTTGCCACACGTTTCCTAAGCGACCCGATTGGCTTGTACTATGGGCAGACCTACTTTGGTGAAGCTGCCAAGCAGGATGTGACGAACATGGTGAAGGACATCATTGCCCAGTATGAAGTCCAGCTGCGGAACAACACTTGGCTCAGCGATGCGACGCGCGAAAAGGCGATTGCCAAGCTGAAGACCATGAAGATTAAGATGGGCTATCCTGACGACGTGTTCGCGATGTACAATACATTGCACTTTGACGATGGAGACGACCTCTTCACTGCTGAGAGCAAACTGGCGGACCAGACCTTGGCCTTCCGCATGTCACAGGTCGGCAAGCCCGTTGACCGGAGCGAATGGGGGATGCCGGGTTACCTGGTGAACGCTTGCTACGAACCAACGATGAATGACATCACCTTCCCAGCGGGCATTTTGCAGCCACCATACTACAGTCTCGACTGGAGCCGTGCCGCGAACCTCGGGGGCACCGGGGCCACGATTGGTCACGAAATCTCGCACTCATTTGACAACAATGGGGCGGAGTACGATGCGAATGGTAAGATGGCCAACTGGTGGACGGACGCAGACAAGGCGGAATTTGCCAAGGATGTTGACGCAATTGCTGACCAGTTCGATGGCCGCGATTCGTACGGCGCCAAGATTAATGGCCGGCTGACCGTGTCAGAGAACATTGCGGATAACGCGGGCATGGCCGTTGCGCTTGATCTGCTCGGCAAGGACGCCAGCAAGGAAGAGCTACACGAATTCTTCGAGGCCTACACCAAGTCCTGGGCAACCAAGATGCGGCCAGAGATGGCACAGAACCGCGCGACGACGGATGTTCACGCCCCAGCTGAGTTGCGGGTGAATGTGCCAGTGCTGAATTTTGATGCCTGGTACCGCGCTTACGATGTGAAGCCGGGGGATGGCATGTATTTGGCACCGGATAAGCGAGTTAACATCTGGAATAAATAG
- the cas3 gene encoding CRISPR-associated helicase Cas3', which translates to MSDNSFKLSDASKAIWAKKRTSADGEQMWLPLVVHLDDTRRVINWLYNEWLSDGQKQLFTSMMSADDTQRLVKFVGGIHDIGKASPAFECQPSYSWNANPDLDQALIEKLIQAGFANLDANTLSARRLSPHARAGEAILDWLRVPNTVSTLIGGHHGMPENSVKEVRCQISEYTSNYWQHDTDAAIQKHWQDVQKNIFQWALHMAGYESVDEIPEITEPQGVILEGLLIMADWLASSEFVDEKHQDSEMFSLITTDQTADDIDAEARFELAMTNWDRSGEWHPQKVDLTDDPYRVRWHFDARPVQKAVTTAIDKTVEPGPVIIEAPMGLGKTEIALVAAEQLAYKTKRQGIFFGLPTQATSNAMFDRVTEWVKYLATTQDDSFSVELMHSKRAFNKTFTKLPIATNVGNQEDSVVINSWFTGKKTILDEFSVGTVDNLLQMALKQKHLALRHLGLSKKVVVIDEVHAYDAYMDGYLYRALEWLGAYHVPVVILSATLPKDKRNDLLAAYFHGKYGISLKRGVDESEVGPDWRNQESYPLVTMLDGRKLRQVTHFSTQSDQKPQSLRITRANFDDEELIDDVLSKIAGGGVAGIIVNTVKRAQMIAKQIPDGVDSMVLHSAFTAPDRADRENELQHAIGKNGKRPHKMIVVGTQVLEQSLDIDFDVLYTDIAPMDLLLQRTGRMHRHNISRPDALRDPQVIVMGIEGSGEYGDANEGIYTKYLLMKTDYFLADVIQIPTDISRLVQLVYNVDDDPDVEGLSDAKGEFEKKLLHEKKKATVFQIGMPKYKGDVSLHGWLKRAQEGVDKDEQFASAAVRDIQETVEVILTRHNDQGDYLLDGRKLTECSDMEIAQQVVRLPAVTTRDITNTITELEKITGQLYRSWQDSTWLRGALALPLDDNLSAVLNGWQLQYSRQYGLSYEKEDDNG; encoded by the coding sequence ATGTCGGATAATTCGTTCAAACTGAGTGACGCATCCAAAGCTATTTGGGCTAAGAAAAGAACCTCCGCCGATGGAGAGCAAATGTGGCTACCGCTCGTTGTTCATTTGGACGACACGCGACGTGTGATTAATTGGCTATATAATGAATGGCTAAGCGATGGTCAAAAGCAATTGTTTACTAGCATGATGAGTGCAGATGATACGCAACGGTTAGTCAAATTTGTCGGTGGTATCCATGATATCGGGAAAGCTTCTCCGGCATTTGAATGTCAACCGTCTTATTCTTGGAATGCAAACCCTGATTTAGATCAAGCTTTAATTGAAAAGTTGATCCAAGCTGGTTTTGCTAATTTAGATGCAAACACTTTATCTGCAAGACGTCTTTCGCCACACGCACGTGCAGGTGAAGCAATTTTGGATTGGCTGAGAGTTCCAAATACTGTGTCTACGCTTATTGGTGGTCACCATGGTATGCCAGAAAATTCTGTTAAAGAGGTTCGGTGTCAAATCTCTGAATACACAAGCAATTATTGGCAACATGATACGGATGCTGCAATTCAAAAGCACTGGCAAGACGTTCAAAAGAATATTTTTCAATGGGCGCTACATATGGCCGGATATGAATCTGTGGATGAAATTCCAGAAATAACTGAGCCACAAGGAGTGATTCTTGAAGGACTGCTCATCATGGCAGATTGGCTTGCCTCTAGTGAATTTGTCGACGAAAAGCATCAGGATAGCGAGATGTTTTCGCTAATTACAACTGACCAAACAGCGGATGACATTGATGCGGAGGCACGCTTTGAATTAGCAATGACCAATTGGGATCGTTCCGGCGAATGGCATCCGCAGAAGGTTGACTTAACGGATGACCCATATCGAGTACGATGGCATTTTGACGCTCGACCGGTTCAAAAAGCAGTAACAACAGCGATTGACAAGACCGTAGAACCTGGTCCGGTAATTATTGAAGCGCCAATGGGTTTGGGAAAAACCGAAATTGCGCTTGTTGCAGCAGAACAACTTGCTTATAAAACAAAACGTCAGGGTATATTCTTCGGCTTGCCGACCCAAGCTACCTCTAATGCGATGTTTGATCGCGTGACTGAGTGGGTTAAATATCTCGCAACGACACAGGACGACAGTTTTTCTGTGGAACTTATGCATTCGAAACGTGCTTTTAACAAAACGTTCACCAAGCTTCCGATTGCGACAAACGTTGGAAACCAAGAGGATTCAGTTGTAATCAATTCTTGGTTCACAGGTAAGAAGACAATTTTGGATGAGTTTTCAGTGGGTACGGTGGATAACCTCCTGCAGATGGCCTTAAAACAGAAGCACCTCGCTTTACGTCATCTTGGCTTGAGTAAAAAGGTTGTAGTCATTGATGAAGTGCATGCCTACGACGCATACATGGATGGCTATCTATACCGGGCGCTTGAGTGGTTAGGTGCCTACCATGTGCCCGTTGTAATCTTGTCAGCCACGCTACCCAAAGACAAACGTAACGATTTACTAGCAGCATACTTCCACGGCAAGTATGGGATTTCGCTTAAACGTGGGGTTGATGAGAGTGAGGTTGGTCCCGATTGGCGAAATCAAGAGTCGTACCCCTTAGTGACAATGCTTGATGGACGGAAGCTGAGGCAAGTCACTCATTTTTCTACCCAATCTGATCAGAAGCCGCAGAGCTTGCGGATAACTCGGGCCAATTTTGATGATGAGGAATTGATTGATGATGTTCTTTCTAAAATTGCTGGAGGCGGTGTTGCGGGAATTATCGTGAACACAGTGAAACGTGCTCAGATGATTGCCAAGCAGATACCGGACGGTGTTGATTCAATGGTTTTGCATTCAGCATTTACTGCGCCAGACCGCGCTGACCGTGAGAATGAATTACAGCATGCGATTGGCAAGAATGGCAAACGACCACATAAAATGATCGTTGTTGGGACTCAAGTACTAGAGCAGTCCTTGGATATAGACTTCGATGTGCTGTATACGGATATTGCGCCGATGGACTTGTTACTACAACGCACCGGACGAATGCACCGTCACAACATATCCCGTCCAGATGCATTGCGGGATCCTCAGGTTATTGTAATGGGTATCGAAGGCTCGGGAGAATACGGCGATGCCAACGAAGGAATATACACCAAGTACCTTCTGATGAAGACGGATTACTTCCTAGCTGATGTGATACAAATTCCAACTGACATTTCTCGCCTAGTTCAGTTGGTCTACAACGTTGATGATGACCCAGACGTTGAAGGATTGTCAGATGCTAAAGGGGAGTTTGAAAAGAAGCTGCTTCACGAGAAGAAAAAGGCAACCGTATTTCAAATCGGTATGCCAAAATATAAGGGCGATGTTTCATTGCATGGTTGGCTGAAGCGTGCACAGGAAGGAGTCGACAAGGATGAGCAGTTTGCCAGTGCTGCAGTTCGAGATATTCAAGAAACGGTTGAGGTTATCCTGACTCGGCATAATGATCAGGGTGATTATTTACTTGATGGTCGCAAACTGACGGAGTGTTCTGATATGGAAATTGCTCAGCAAGTTGTCAGGCTCCCCGCTGTCACGACGCGTGATATAACTAACACCATTACGGAACTTGAAAAGATAACTGGTCAACTATATCGCTCTTGGCAAGACAGCACTTGGTTGCGTGGTGCACTAGCACTGCCATTGGATGATAATCTGAGCGCGGTATTGAACGGTTGGCAACTGCAGTATTCACGTCAATATGGATTGAGCTATGAGAAGGAGGACGACAATGGTTAA
- a CDS encoding ABC transporter ATP-binding protein, which yields MLRIVINHTHGLARLCFFLSPIVMLGEVFCDLQQPTLMAQIIDNGLTRHDMNYVIGHAWLMAGFAILGLICGAGTGALGNYASLKMGQSLRTHMLRVALTSRNPKGLEPATLVTRITNDVTQMQNLVMMMTRGMVRSPMLLVGGMVMSIVVSPRLAPILFITMPFLLVFMFMVVRRSIPKYTKMQQAVDTVNRVMRENLQGAKTIKSYVLEDHQLNQFNDDNTALQARSQTAATATIILSPVIQLVLNLCVVIALGYGGTLVVSRTIPNGQIIAFVNYMIQITTAMVMTVNIITAFSRAITSGTRVGEVLAEEPQIDTRPSDNQLPHDSSIEFDHVSFGYIDSKPILEDISFDVQAGQWLGIIGATGSGKSSIINLLTRTYDDYTGTIKIGGVDIKDMALDTVHKQVTLAFQDAQLFSGSVRSNLTFGAPQATPADLTTATHTADADEFIDNLPAKLDAPVEQQGKNFSGGQRQRLNIARAITPHAPILVMDDATSAVDQETNARIKSRLDENRGGKTTIIISQRITNVMGCHEILVLQDGKLVARGTHDELMQTSPFYKQLVQTQLGGGPNGHE from the coding sequence ATGCTGCGAATTGTCATCAATCATACACACGGTCTAGCCCGGCTGTGTTTCTTTCTATCCCCCATCGTCATGCTCGGTGAGGTTTTCTGCGACCTGCAGCAACCGACCCTCATGGCACAAATTATCGACAATGGACTGACGCGACACGATATGAATTACGTCATCGGCCACGCCTGGCTCATGGCCGGCTTCGCCATACTTGGTCTCATTTGCGGCGCGGGCACCGGAGCGCTCGGGAACTATGCCTCACTCAAGATGGGCCAATCCCTGCGCACGCACATGCTGCGTGTTGCGCTGACCAGCCGCAATCCTAAGGGGCTGGAACCCGCAACCCTCGTTACCCGGATTACCAATGATGTCACGCAGATGCAGAACCTCGTCATGATGATGACCCGTGGTATGGTCCGCTCCCCGATGCTCCTCGTCGGTGGGATGGTCATGTCCATCGTGGTCAGCCCGCGTCTGGCACCCATCCTGTTTATCACTATGCCATTCCTCCTGGTGTTCATGTTCATGGTCGTACGGCGTAGCATCCCCAAGTACACCAAGATGCAGCAAGCCGTAGATACGGTCAACCGCGTCATGCGTGAAAACTTGCAAGGTGCTAAGACCATCAAGTCATACGTCCTCGAAGATCACCAGCTGAACCAATTTAACGACGACAACACGGCATTACAAGCGCGGAGCCAAACCGCCGCCACTGCGACAATCATCCTCTCACCGGTCATTCAGCTCGTGCTCAACCTCTGTGTCGTCATCGCACTCGGTTACGGTGGCACGCTGGTTGTCAGCCGCACCATCCCGAACGGCCAGATCATCGCGTTCGTCAACTACATGATTCAAATCACAACCGCGATGGTCATGACCGTCAACATCATCACCGCCTTCTCACGCGCCATCACTTCCGGCACACGTGTGGGTGAAGTGCTCGCTGAGGAGCCGCAAATCGACACCCGGCCAAGCGACAACCAACTGCCTCATGACAGCAGCATCGAATTCGACCACGTCTCCTTTGGCTACATCGATAGTAAGCCCATTCTGGAGGACATCAGCTTTGACGTCCAAGCCGGACAATGGCTCGGGATTATCGGTGCCACGGGTAGCGGCAAGTCGTCCATCATTAACCTGCTCACGCGAACCTACGACGACTACACCGGCACCATCAAGATTGGTGGCGTCGATATTAAGGACATGGCCCTCGACACCGTCCACAAACAGGTCACCCTTGCCTTTCAAGACGCCCAGCTATTCTCCGGTTCCGTCCGAAGCAACCTTACATTTGGTGCCCCGCAAGCAACGCCAGCCGATTTGACCACCGCGACACACACCGCTGACGCCGATGAGTTTATCGACAATTTACCCGCTAAACTCGACGCACCCGTTGAGCAGCAAGGCAAAAACTTCTCCGGTGGTCAGCGGCAGCGGCTCAACATCGCCCGCGCCATCACACCGCATGCGCCCATTCTGGTCATGGACGACGCCACCAGCGCGGTCGATCAGGAGACTAACGCGCGGATTAAGTCGCGGCTAGACGAAAACCGCGGCGGCAAGACCACGATTATCATTTCACAGCGCATTACCAACGTCATGGGGTGCCACGAAATCCTGGTGCTTCAGGACGGCAAGCTTGTCGCGCGTGGGACACATGATGAGCTGATGCAGACCTCACCATTCTACAAGCAACTGGTTCAGACCCAGTTAGGAGGTGGCCCTAATGGACATGAATAG
- a CDS encoding helix-turn-helix transcriptional regulator → MKLGNHLFDARKKVGLSQENVAEKLGVSRQTISKWETDETIPDIYQSKRLAKLYGLTLDELVDFDLDVKELEETIDKTPDDVQQKVDWTKVWAKKYPVLASYPEQVDVAEYAAQLSELLKKLRADYGYNQVDALLVLKDILGKTGLAK, encoded by the coding sequence ATGAAGCTAGGTAATCACTTGTTTGACGCACGTAAAAAGGTTGGACTCTCTCAGGAAAACGTAGCTGAAAAGCTGGGCGTTAGTCGCCAGACGATTTCGAAGTGGGAGACTGACGAAACGATTCCGGACATCTACCAGTCGAAACGGCTCGCTAAGCTGTATGGGCTGACGCTGGATGAATTGGTCGACTTTGATCTCGATGTTAAAGAACTCGAGGAGACTATCGACAAAACGCCAGATGATGTGCAACAGAAAGTCGACTGGACGAAGGTCTGGGCGAAGAAATATCCGGTGCTGGCTTCGTATCCGGAGCAGGTTGATGTGGCCGAGTATGCCGCGCAACTGAGTGAGTTATTGAAAAAGTTACGGGCTGATTACGGTTATAACCAAGTGGATGCGCTACTGGTGTTGAAGGATATCTTGGGGAAGACCGGTTTGGCTAAATAG